Proteins encoded in a region of the Anopheles ziemanni chromosome 2, idAnoZiCoDA_A2_x.2, whole genome shotgun sequence genome:
- the LOC131294525 gene encoding transient receptor potential cation channel protein painless-like, with amino-acid sequence MAEHLVVTRKKRLIASYDANNLQNFIRALDDDGNPYERDRKTGLSLFEQACKTPGKSEYIKACIERLPKVKSDSPLDDIEVNAVNPNTKLCPIHLAALSCDRDNLNELLQCEDVLVDKKFEDRTALFLLFEQITEEKLFEKIPEEKKRAEVRGVITENIKLLLQHDAEINEPNENNVHPLVKLLTGGDDWRKSILEYCIENHELCLDARNKQLRSAIEKHFPDLMKKVRTVGETAVKLLESYIRLPNQEKFISEYRKFCPKPRAKLTQAKRQEMITKALQNRKLLAMQVLMVDLLANEELNDPGPWMSDLLQMCCAYGYVEAVKWFLQIIPRSNKTWINNNPLLVTLVKQMAERPKDSRDDFVSCINLLLEDGRCEIDKRDPLDCTALHHAAMLRIDEAQELLLKKGAYLGSMDVIGKQPISQINSALLERHLDWCIKGNQLYSTNDYKEYALTIDFRNFIPPEGEQISELAPVVQLARSLGPSRELLRHPVIASMLLLKWHLLCRCFYTNIVLCASFFLSFMTYLVLDFHTDSSAWIWIPELISWGGLGYIVLRELFQLMLTWKSYFKSIVNWLEIFLIIICVIVLLRPTVEHGWRQVLSILACGLLTVEFVLLIGTIPLLHISTHIIMLKRVGANFLRLLIPYCVILLPFGVMFHILYQSPHANKSGQTKSWENDTFGTNVSSETTIADSAKDENSTSDDNSFNTFHDILQTLSKISVMFTGEFEAANMHLYESVWRTVLFLVFLFVAFCVLYNVMNGVAVGDTVAILADSELTGIKEKVFLVAKYERQLRRLNTRPKITKLIDWMSWIVPVDGLRLFRHVVGSNTISIKPYQSNVIGYSEPAIEVEAQTCEGSTGTPEEFPLMRKDVEQGVMRTALQRRESSKGYAKRLRLKQMDKQIVERAIEIVNHQHESAVDKGSDGLQTDIKLHQDELKRAILAMQDVPHINGPQSHGTFGVLIKPPVEKQRSTNAKVQMRIEVRDELYME; translated from the exons AAGCGGTTGATCGCCAGCTACGATGCAAATAATCTGCAAAACTTTATCCGGGCACTTGATGACGATGGAAATCCATACGAACGTGATCGAAAAACTGGACTCTCGTTATTCGAGCAGGCTTGCAAGACACCCGGAAAAAGCGAGTACATCAAAGCGTGTATTGAGCGTCTACCCAAGGTGAAAAGTGATTCACCACTTGATGACATCGAAGTGAACGCG GTAAACCCAAATACCAAGCTATGCCCGATACATCTGGCCGCTCTGTCGTGCGATCGTGATAATCTGAACGAGTTGCTGCAATGCGAAGACGTACTGGTAGACAAAAAGTTCGAGGATCGAACTGCGCTCTTTCTGCTGTTCGAGCAAATAACAGAAGAAAAGCTGTTCGAGAAAATaccagaggaaaaaaaacgtgcGGAGGTGCGTGGAGTTATTACAGAAAACATTAAACTGTTGCTGCAACATGATGCGGAGATCAACGAACCCAACGAGAATAACGTTCACCCGCTCGTAAAACTTCTGACCGGTGGCGATGATTGGCGTAAAAGTATCCTAGAATACTGCATCGAAAATCATGAACTCTGCCTGGATGCCCGTAACAAGCAGCTTCGCAGCGcgattgaaaaacattttcccgaCCTGATGAAGAAAGTGCGAACGGTTGGCGAGACGGCAGTTAAATTGCTGGAATCTTATATTCGGCTCCCCAATCAGGAAAAGTTTATATCCGAGTACAGGAAGTTCTGCCCGAAACCAAGAGCTAAACTAACTCAAGCCAAACGTCAAGAAATGATCACCAAGGCCCTGCAGAACAGGAAACTACTGGCAATGCAGGTACTGATGGTGGACCTGTTGGCCAACGAAGAATTGAATGATCCGGGACCGTGGATGTCCGATCTTCTGCAGATGTGTTGCGCCTACGGCTACGTTGAAGCAGTGAAGTGGTTCCTGCAAATCATACCTCGCTCGAACAAGACTTGGATCAATAACAACCCGCTCCTCGTGACTTTGGTGAAGCAAATGGCAGAACGGCCAAAGGACAGCAGGGACGACTTTGTTTCATGCATCAACCTACTGCTGGAGGATGGAAGATGTGAGATCGACAAAAGAGATCCGCTAGATTGCACAGCATTGCATCACGCGGCCATGCTTAGGATTGACGAAGCACAGGAACTACTGCTCAAGAAAGGCGCATACCTGGGCTCTATGGACGTAATCGGGAAGCAACCGATCTCTCAGATCAACTCGGCCCTACTCGAGCGGCATCTGGACTGGTGCATTAAAGGCAACCAACTATATTCCACCAACGACTACAAAGAGTACGCGTTGACGATCGATTTCCGCAATTTTATACCACCCGAGGGCGAGCAAATAAGCGAGCTGGCTCCGGTGGTGCAGTTGGCCCGTTCGCTTGGCCCCTCCAGGGAACTTCTGCGACATCCGGTGATCGCCagcatgctgctgctgaagtgGCATCTACTGTGCCGGTGCTTCTATACAAACATCGTTCTATGCGCCAGCTTTTTCCTATCGTTCATGACCTATTTGGTGCTTGACTTCCACACGGATAGCTCGGCTTGGATCTGGATTCCCGAACTTATCTCCTGGGGAGGTTTGGGCTACATTGTCCTGCGCGAGTTGTTTCAGCTCATGCTAACCTGGAAGTCGTACTTCAAGTCCATAGTGAACTGGCTGGAGATATTTTTGATCATCATCTGTGTCATCGTCTTGCTAAGGCCAACTGTGGAACACGGTTGGCGTCAAGTACTGTCGATCTTAGCTTGCGGTCTTCTGACGGTGGAGTTTGTACTGCTGATCGGTACGATACCGTTGCTCCACATCTCGACGCACATCATTATGCTGAAAAGAGTCGGTGCCAACTTCCTTCGGCTTCTCATCCCGTACTGCGTCATTTTACTACCGTTTGGTGTTATGTTCCACATTCTGTATCAATCACCTCACGCCAACAAATCCGGACAGACGAAATCATGGGAAAACGATACCTTCGGGACCAACGTAAGCTCTGAGACGACAATCGCTGATTCGGCAAAAGATGAAAATTCCACCAGTGACGATAACTCGTTCAATACCTTCCacgatattttgcaaacgtTGTCCAAGATATCAGTGATGTTTACAG GCGAGTTTGAAGCGGCCAACATGCACCTGTACGAGTCGGTCTGGCGTACTGTTctctttttggttttcctgttCGTTGCGTTCTGCGTTCTTTACAATGTGATGAACGGTGTGGCGGTTGGCGATACCGTA GCTATTCTGGCCGATTCTGAGCTTACCGGGATTAAAGAGAAGGTCTTCCTTGTAGCAAAATATGAAAGACAGCTGCGTCGACTTAACACCAG GCCCAAAATAACCAAGCTGATCGATTGGATGAGTTGGATTGTACCCGTTGATGGCTTGCGACTATTTCGACATGTGGTTGGCTCCAACACAATATCAATCAAACCCTACCAATCAAACGTGATCGGTTACTCGGAGCCAGCGATTGAAGTTGAAGCACAAACGTGTGAAGGATCTACCGGCACTCCTGAAGAATTTCCACTGATGAGGAAGGACGTTGAACAGGGCGTAATGAGGACAGCGCTTCAGCGTAGAGAAAGCTCTAAGGGGTACGCAAAAAGACTACGCCTCAAACAAATGGACAAGCAGATAGTTGAACGTGCTATTGAAATCGTAAACCATCAACATGAGAGTGCGGTCGATAAAGGGAGCGATGGCTTGCAAACGGACATAAAACTGCATCAGGACGAGTTGAAACGGGCCATCCTTGCGATGCAAGATG TTCCTCACATTAATGGACCACAATCCCATGGCACATTTGGGGTGCTGATCAAACCACCAGTCGAAAAACAACGATCGACCAATGCCAAGGTACAAATGAGAATTGAAGTCCGCGATGAGCTGTACATGGAATAG